DNA from Campylobacter sp. RM5004:
CTATCGGAGCATAAACCATTAAGGTTTCTTCCGCAATTCTTTTTTGTTTTGCTTCTTTTAAAGCATCAAGAGTTAGCATATTGTGTAGTCTATCACATAATTTAACTAATAAAACTCTACTATCTTCAATGCTTACCATTAGCATATTTCTAAAAGTCATTGCTGATTTTCTAAGTTTTTCATTAGATTCTGAGCTAGCTAGATTATCCCCACGAATTTCAACAATTTTAGTCATACCTTCAACCAAAATGCCAACCGAATGACCAAACATATTCATAAGTTCTTCTTGAGTGCATTCTGTATCTTCTACAACATCATGCAATAATGCAGCTAATATCATGCTTTCATCTTTTGAAAAGAAAGCTACAAAACAAGCCACTAAAATAGGATGAATAGAATAAGGTTCTCCACTCTTTCTAAATTGTCCTTCGTGAGATTTTATACAAAAATCTAAAGCCTTTTCAAGCATAGGAGTGCTTGAAAATAAAGAATATAATAATTCCTTAGCTTTATTTAAATCATTGCAGTATCTAACATCTTCTAATAATGTTTCAAAACTTAGAATATTTTTCATTGTATTATTCGTTAATTACACCATCAAAAATTATTTTTTCTTCTGCAACTTCTAACATTGCAATATCGCTAAACTTCATTTTACCTTTTTCTACTTTTACTAAAGGAGTTGCACCATCACTTAACTCTCTAGCTCTCTTTGCTACTATTAAAGATAAAATATATCTATCATTTCCTACTTTTTCTAATGCTTTTGCTGCTATTTGTTCTGTTCTCATATAAATTCCTTTAAAATTATTGATTTTTTACTATTGAGCAATTACTAAAATCGTCTTTAATAATTTTTAAAATATTACCTTCTTCAAACATATTGCAAACTACAATAGGAAGTTTATTATCTTTTGCAAGTGCTATTGCTGTATCATCCATCACCTTAATATCATCACCCATTGCAAGCTCATAACTTAATTCATCATATCTTTTTGCATCTTCAAATTTCATAGGGTCTTTATCATATACACCATTAACTTTTGTTGCTTTTATAATCATTTCAGCATTAATTTCAATAGCTCTTAATACTGCTGCAGTATCTGTTGTAAAGAATGGATTTCCCGTTCCAGCTGCAAAAATTACAACTCTACCTTTTTCTAAATGTCTTTGAGCTCTTCTCATAATGAAAGTTTCACAAAATGCTTCCATTTGAATAGCACTTTGAACTCTTACACTAATCCCACAGCTTTCAAGCGCTTCTTGCATAGCAATAGAATTAATCACAGTAGATAGCATTCCCATATGATCGCCACTAACACGCTTTATAATACCATCTTTTGCAGCACTAACACCACGAATAATGTTACCACCACCGATTACTATACCTATTTGTGTGCCTTCATCTACCAGTTGTTTTATTTGTTCTGCAATAAATTTTAAAATATGTGTATCAATGCCAAAACCTTGCGAACCCGCTAAAGCTTCGCCTGAAAATTTAATTAAAACTCTTTTAGCCATAACTTCTCCTTGAATAATAAACGCGATACTACAAAAAAACTTTTAACGCTTAAACTCAAGCAAAAATTTTTCAATTTGATATCTATCTCTATATGCAGAACTCATTAAATGTATTAAACAATCTCCTAAATCAAGAACACTCCACTCATCAGCACACTCTTCATAATATACTTTGCTATTATGTTTTTTTATTAATTCTTTTATATCTTCTATTAAAGCAATAGATTGCTTACTTGATATCATAGTAGCTATTATTACTTCATCTACAAAATATTCACTTCCTTTTAAGCTAATTAGCTCTACATTTTCAGCTTTTTTCTCATCTAAAAGCTTTATTATTTCTTCGTTTCTACTCATTT
Protein-coding regions in this window:
- a CDS encoding DNA-directed RNA polymerase subunit omega produces the protein MRTEQIAAKALEKVGNDRYILSLIVAKRARELSDGATPLVKVEKGKMKFSDIAMLEVAEEKIIFDGVINE
- the pyrH gene encoding UMP kinase, with product MAKRVLIKFSGEALAGSQGFGIDTHILKFIAEQIKQLVDEGTQIGIVIGGGNIIRGVSAAKDGIIKRVSGDHMGMLSTVINSIAMQEALESCGISVRVQSAIQMEAFCETFIMRRAQRHLEKGRVVIFAAGTGNPFFTTDTAAVLRAIEINAEMIIKATKVNGVYDKDPMKFEDAKRYDELSYELAMGDDIKVMDDTAIALAKDNKLPIVVCNMFEEGNILKIIKDDFSNCSIVKNQ
- the rsfS gene encoding ribosome silencing factor, whose protein sequence is MSRNEEIIKLLDEKKAENVELISLKGSEYFVDEVIIATMISSKQSIALIEDIKELIKKHNSKVYYEECADEWSVLDLGDCLIHLMSSAYRDRYQIEKFLLEFKR